The following coding sequences are from one Diabrotica virgifera virgifera chromosome 2, PGI_DIABVI_V3a window:
- the LOC114337743 gene encoding uncharacterized protein LOC114337743, which produces MITSAYWRVCFLFAACGCQSLVLNEGDLSNDCPIDDLPHQTKTIRVLNGTPLTLKCHQEKARWCFKPCDSNFHGIVCNGNRNWKKLTSETKGRINFEAANKTHNGMYLCSHKNMPTIKIFIVDVFDPGYTGPPPRVHPLKISNITGPINTEFTIQCKVTSEVFPKIIWFKTCFGQKCDYRFHQTCYCHINTSISDYHAGNTYLSKYLIFNARCVDSGTYLCLALTQFGKDDQKVTINVPCKKSDSELYSLLFLIPFGLLLIPLVVWLCYYRKKKKSTIIIVDQQKKLLRTITQPKEII; this is translated from the exons ATTTATCCAACGACTGTCCTATTGATGACCTGCCGCACCAAACCAAAACAATTAGAGTGTTAAATGGAACCCCCTTAACATTAAAATGTCACCAAGAAAAGGCAAGATGGTGTTTTAAG ccCTGTGATTCAAATTTCCACGGAATAGTATGTAATGGGAACCGCAACTGGAAAAAACTCACCAGTGAAACTAAAGGAAGAATAAACTTCGAAGCTGCCAACAAAACTCATAATGGAATGTACCTATGTTCACATAAGAATATGCcgacaataaaaatatttattgttgatGTGTTTG ATCCTGGCTACACCGGACCACCACCTCGAGTCCACCCCCTGAAAATATCGAACATAACAGGCCCAATAAACACGGAGTTTACAATCCAGTGCAAAGTAACCAGTGAAGTATTTCCCAAAATCATCTGGTTCAAGACCTGTTTCGGACAGAAGTGCGACTACAGATTCCACCAAACCTGCTATTGCCACATTAACACATCGATTTCTGACTACCACGCAGGAAACACCTACCTCAGTAAATACCTCATTTTCAACGCTAGATGTGTAGATAGCGGCACCTATCTTTGTTTAGCACTCACGCAGTTCGGTAAAGACGACCAAAAAGTGACTATCAATGTGCCGTGTAAAAAATCGGATAGTGAATTATATTCCTTGTTGTTTTTAATACCGTTTGGACTGTTGTTGATACCTTTAGTTGTATGGCTATGTTATTATAGGAAGAAAAAGAAATCTACTATCATAATCGTCGACCAACAGAAAAAGCTTCTCAGGACTATAACTCAACCGAAGGAGATCATATAA